A single genomic interval of Alteromonas sp. CI.11.F.A3 harbors:
- a CDS encoding TonB-dependent receptor: MKTHNKSTITNTVRKPSFKRSLVSSALLSTLLAFQPQLAFAQSNLPSEDVKKNQTDDDVEDVEVIEVRGIKENLADAQLLKRYGDTFLDAISAKDIGALPDRSVLEAIVRLPGVSIERFAGANDPDHFGVEGSGVVVRGLTHTRSEFNGRDTFTADSGRGLSFQDVPPELMGGVELYKNQSAEMIEGGIAGTVNLITRKPFDSDKRILAFSADATYSDFIEKTTPTFSALYSDVFESDYGRWGLLLNFSDSTLKAQSDGTQVGRFETQNQLVDGESVMVPRTTRLTRKQDLRERQGLAAALQWENVDDTILATAQFIRSDSSLSWTERAIELADDAVINDLVPAEGTTFDIDEQGLFESGLITSNAGWRGNDAERQPGGIFGAQHAMITRAREQHSVVDDIGLNVRYRPNDEWAFSADLQYVESTSDIVDFSVMGATRTVVGITNNGDSTPDIFLTDPANANDEMHFTNPYNYFWRSAMDHVSANEGDEAAVALDAKYTFEDGLFTSVKVGTRYAKRQQTTRQSTFNWGWLSEAWAGNGNAWFDAQGDELGAGLGDLYEAVSFDDFARGGVLTTPGGNTFLFPNESVADNYRDAESTFASLMPGWVALASRSGAIGDFLPNEINETTETNNAFFIQGNFEGEVKGLFFSGNVGARYVKIENETDGFITFPDNLPVQDDDPENFLPSDQAAFGNAASTEQTAVSDYSKLLPSFNLKLNLNDDMLLRFGYSKAIALPDLGNLRNYVEIQGDNLQIEYSGEGDDREITRAQYQRYTAKSGNPFLKPMEANNYDFAFEWYFPETVGSLTTSFFYKDLSNYFINGSTDRVYENNGVTQVVQVDGATNGDEGSVKGVEIAYQQFFDFLPGAWSGLGLQFNYTYVKDEGSPNPGLSPDKPDSSEGEGIAFDNLPLEGLSKDNVNIVAMYEKNGFNARLAYNWRSEYLLTTKDVITQLPIFNEANGQLDGSFFYRFSDNIELGLQGTNLSNTVTRTSMQVDAEGNQVGRSWFVNDRRISLVAKGTF; this comes from the coding sequence ATGAAAACACATAATAAATCAACAATAACTAATACAGTGAGAAAGCCTAGCTTTAAACGCTCACTTGTATCCAGCGCCTTGTTAAGTACGCTATTAGCTTTCCAACCCCAACTCGCTTTTGCGCAGTCGAATTTACCTTCAGAAGACGTTAAAAAAAACCAGACTGACGACGACGTAGAAGATGTTGAGGTCATTGAGGTTCGAGGTATAAAGGAAAACTTAGCAGACGCACAATTACTTAAGCGCTACGGTGATACCTTTCTTGATGCAATATCAGCAAAGGATATTGGCGCATTGCCTGATAGGAGTGTGCTGGAAGCTATCGTTCGATTACCTGGTGTTTCCATTGAACGTTTTGCGGGCGCCAACGACCCAGACCATTTCGGCGTTGAAGGAAGTGGCGTTGTGGTCAGGGGGTTAACCCACACTAGAAGTGAATTTAACGGTCGCGATACCTTTACTGCCGACTCTGGAAGAGGACTTAGTTTTCAGGATGTTCCTCCTGAATTAATGGGCGGCGTAGAGTTGTATAAGAATCAATCGGCAGAGATGATTGAAGGAGGTATTGCGGGTACCGTAAATTTAATTACTCGCAAACCCTTTGATAGTGACAAGCGTATTTTAGCGTTTTCAGCCGATGCCACCTATAGCGATTTTATTGAAAAAACTACCCCAACCTTTTCTGCATTGTATTCGGATGTGTTTGAAAGTGACTATGGCAGATGGGGCTTGCTGCTAAACTTTTCAGATTCCACACTTAAAGCGCAATCGGACGGTACCCAAGTCGGTCGATTTGAAACACAAAACCAATTAGTTGATGGCGAAAGTGTCATGGTGCCTCGCACCACTCGTTTAACCCGGAAACAAGACCTTCGAGAGCGTCAAGGGCTAGCAGCAGCGCTGCAATGGGAAAACGTAGATGACACCATACTCGCTACGGCACAGTTTATACGCTCCGATTCATCTTTGTCGTGGACCGAGCGCGCTATTGAACTGGCAGATGATGCGGTCATAAATGACCTTGTGCCAGCAGAGGGCACAACTTTTGATATCGACGAGCAGGGTTTGTTCGAATCGGGATTAATTACGTCTAACGCGGGTTGGAGAGGAAATGATGCCGAGCGTCAGCCCGGCGGCATTTTCGGTGCTCAACACGCAATGATTACACGTGCCAGAGAGCAACACTCTGTGGTAGATGATATTGGATTAAATGTGCGCTACCGCCCTAATGATGAGTGGGCGTTTAGCGCGGATTTGCAATACGTAGAGTCAACCTCAGATATTGTTGATTTCTCGGTAATGGGCGCTACTCGTACCGTGGTTGGAATTACCAATAACGGAGACAGCACCCCTGATATATTTTTAACCGACCCCGCTAACGCCAACGACGAAATGCATTTCACCAACCCTTATAATTATTTTTGGCGCAGTGCGATGGATCATGTGTCGGCCAACGAGGGCGATGAAGCGGCAGTAGCGTTAGATGCTAAATATACGTTCGAAGACGGTTTATTTACATCTGTAAAAGTGGGCACCCGCTATGCCAAAAGACAACAAACCACCCGCCAATCCACATTTAACTGGGGCTGGTTGTCTGAAGCGTGGGCGGGGAACGGCAATGCTTGGTTCGACGCCCAAGGTGATGAACTTGGCGCAGGGCTAGGTGATTTATACGAAGCCGTGTCATTCGATGACTTCGCAAGGGGTGGTGTTTTGACGACACCTGGCGGCAATACCTTTCTTTTTCCTAATGAGTCGGTTGCCGATAATTATCGTGATGCAGAGTCTACATTCGCAAGCCTTATGCCTGGCTGGGTGGCCTTAGCAAGCAGATCTGGTGCTATCGGTGACTTTTTGCCCAATGAAATAAACGAAACTACTGAAACGAATAACGCCTTTTTCATACAAGGTAATTTCGAGGGGGAAGTGAAAGGGCTTTTTTTCAGCGGTAATGTGGGGGCACGCTACGTTAAAATTGAAAATGAGACGGATGGGTTTATTACATTCCCCGATAATCTGCCTGTTCAAGATGATGATCCTGAGAACTTTTTACCCTCTGATCAAGCCGCGTTCGGTAATGCTGCCTCTACGGAACAAACAGCAGTAAGTGATTACAGTAAGTTACTACCAAGCTTCAATCTTAAACTAAATTTGAACGACGATATGCTGTTGCGCTTTGGTTACTCTAAGGCCATTGCGCTGCCTGATCTTGGAAACCTTCGCAATTACGTTGAAATACAGGGCGATAATTTACAGATTGAATACTCAGGGGAAGGCGACGATAGAGAGATAACCCGTGCGCAATACCAGCGCTATACCGCAAAATCTGGTAATCCCTTTCTTAAGCCGATGGAAGCCAATAACTACGACTTCGCCTTTGAATGGTATTTTCCAGAAACCGTTGGCTCGTTAACCACATCATTCTTTTATAAAGATTTGAGTAACTACTTTATCAACGGCTCCACCGATCGCGTTTATGAAAATAATGGCGTGACGCAAGTCGTCCAAGTTGATGGCGCCACTAATGGCGATGAAGGCAGTGTGAAAGGTGTGGAGATTGCTTATCAGCAGTTTTTTGATTTTCTACCAGGCGCGTGGAGTGGACTAGGGCTTCAATTCAACTACACGTATGTGAAAGATGAGGGCTCACCGAATCCTGGGTTATCGCCAGACAAGCCAGACTCTTCTGAAGGGGAAGGCATTGCCTTTGACAACTTACCGCTTGAGGGGCTTTCCAAAGATAATGTGAACATTGTTGCTATGTATGAGAAGAACGGGTTTAACGCTCGCCTAGCTTATAATTGGCGCTCTGAATACCTGTTAACCACAAAAGATGTTATTACTCAGCTTCCTATTTTCAATGAAGCAAATGGGCAGCTTGATGGTTCGTTCTTTTACCGGTTCTCAGACAACATAGAGTTGGGTTTGCAAGGCACGAATTTAAGCAATACGGTCACACGTACCTCGATGCAAGTTGATGCCGAAGGGAATCAAGTGGGCCGGTCGTGGTTTGTTAACGACCGTAGAATAAGCTTGGTCGCTAAAGGGACCTTTTAA
- a CDS encoding tryptophan halogenase family protein, which produces MSQSMSIKSIVIVGGGSAGWMTAATLSKVLDLSKYSVTLIESEDVKGVSVGEATIPQITLFNRILGIDEADFIRATNATYKLGIEFKDWKRKGHAYFHPFGTFGINMEALPFHHFWLKRFNEGAGGDLCSYSIEAMAAKSGRFGKVNAQNTSPLANMSYAYHFDSTLYANFLRDFAVMRGVRHIKGKVEAVSKHPNGHINTLTLQNGHCIDGEFYIDCSGFRSLLLEKEMGATFNDWSDLLPCDSAIAIPCKSADSMLKPYTQSTAKTAGWTWRIPLQHRIGNGYVYASKFTEKEAALDELMAQLEGEPLAEPNFLAWKTGMRPRSWIKNCLGIGLSAGFVEPLESTGLHLIQSAIARLMTLFPSNRFCQSDIDMYNRQTTKEFEQIRDFIVLHYALTERNDSEFWRYCRNISLSDSLEQKVQLYKDSGRIFRIDNELFNETSWLAVMHGQGLRSEGYHPLVDRMSTSLIDERLSHIASVIDKSASVLPEHAHFIAQLNVK; this is translated from the coding sequence ATGTCTCAATCAATGTCTATTAAGTCTATCGTGATTGTAGGCGGTGGGTCGGCAGGTTGGATGACCGCAGCAACACTTAGCAAAGTGTTAGACCTCTCAAAATATAGTGTCACGCTTATTGAAAGCGAGGACGTTAAAGGGGTGTCTGTGGGTGAGGCGACCATCCCTCAAATTACACTATTTAACCGAATTTTGGGTATCGATGAGGCGGACTTTATCCGTGCTACTAATGCGACTTACAAGCTCGGTATCGAATTTAAAGACTGGAAACGCAAAGGTCACGCCTATTTCCATCCCTTCGGCACCTTCGGTATTAACATGGAAGCATTGCCGTTCCATCATTTTTGGCTTAAGCGTTTCAACGAAGGTGCAGGTGGCGACCTTTGTTCGTATTCAATTGAAGCGATGGCGGCTAAAAGTGGGCGGTTTGGCAAGGTTAATGCGCAGAACACTTCTCCCCTAGCCAATATGAGTTATGCATATCATTTTGACAGTACCTTATACGCTAACTTTTTACGCGACTTTGCAGTAATGCGTGGAGTTCGGCATATCAAGGGCAAAGTCGAAGCGGTTTCCAAGCATCCAAATGGTCATATCAATACGCTAACGCTTCAAAATGGGCACTGTATTGATGGTGAGTTTTATATTGATTGTAGTGGTTTTCGAAGCTTGCTCTTAGAAAAAGAAATGGGCGCAACGTTTAATGATTGGAGCGACCTATTGCCCTGTGATAGTGCCATTGCTATCCCGTGTAAATCTGCCGATAGCATGTTAAAACCTTACACCCAATCAACAGCGAAAACCGCTGGTTGGACATGGCGAATTCCGTTGCAGCATCGAATTGGAAATGGTTATGTGTACGCGAGTAAGTTTACAGAAAAGGAAGCTGCGCTAGATGAGCTGATGGCGCAATTAGAAGGTGAACCTTTAGCTGAGCCCAATTTCTTAGCTTGGAAAACGGGAATGCGTCCTAGAAGTTGGATAAAAAACTGTTTAGGTATAGGGTTATCGGCTGGATTTGTTGAGCCGCTAGAGTCTACCGGACTGCATTTGATTCAATCTGCGATAGCACGATTGATGACACTCTTTCCTAGCAACCGGTTTTGTCAAAGTGACATTGATATGTACAACCGGCAAACCACAAAAGAGTTTGAACAGATTAGAGACTTTATTGTGTTGCACTATGCTTTAACAGAAAGAAACGATAGTGAATTTTGGCGTTATTGTCGCAACATATCATTGAGTGATTCGTTGGAGCAAAAAGTACAATTGTACAAAGACTCGGGCCGTATTTTCCGCATAGACAATGAGTTATTTAATGAGACATCCTGGCTTGCCGTTATGCATGGACAAGGGTTGCGAAGTGAAGGATACCACCCGCTAGTCGATAGAATGAGTACATCATTAATTGATGAGCGACTTAGCCATATTGCAAGTGTAATAGATAAGTCAGCGTCTGTACTTCCAGAACATGCACACTTTATTGCACAACTTAATGTAAAGTAG
- a CDS encoding helix-turn-helix domain-containing protein, whose protein sequence is MFRSTALSFSPNLFYSFGLAYWVEAPLLLFYIRSLIYKDYQFRRYDLLFLLPFVAYSIYFANTWWLEEELVKIAALQGDTIANTPFEERAIHLFREAFRVACGVLCLIELNNYQKQLKQQVAETESVDLTWLKALVVGFLIVRVVAVLTALAIISAYELGVYIDHEFLGLSSNYAVLLMISGLIFFSAGYSTIFRGIDSKLTPAATKEKPKIDLRQVDKITRYMRLNKPYLNHLLTLENLANQLDIPPRVLSHIINHHFNKNFFEFINHYRIEESKLLLESESNRRATMLDIMDSAGFNSKATFNTFFKKLTEKTPTQYRKDYWE, encoded by the coding sequence ATGTTCCGGTCTACGGCTTTGTCTTTTTCACCTAACCTTTTCTACTCATTCGGGCTAGCTTACTGGGTGGAAGCGCCATTATTACTTTTTTACATTCGAAGCCTAATATACAAAGACTACCAATTCAGGCGTTATGACCTGCTTTTCCTACTGCCTTTCGTTGCCTATAGCATTTATTTTGCGAATACCTGGTGGCTAGAAGAAGAGTTAGTAAAAATTGCTGCATTGCAGGGAGATACCATTGCTAATACTCCCTTCGAAGAACGGGCAATACATTTGTTTCGTGAAGCTTTTCGAGTAGCATGTGGCGTGCTGTGTTTAATAGAACTGAATAATTACCAGAAGCAGCTGAAACAACAAGTAGCAGAAACAGAGAGTGTCGATTTGACGTGGTTAAAAGCGCTGGTAGTGGGCTTTTTAATCGTTAGAGTTGTGGCAGTATTAACAGCGCTTGCCATTATCTCTGCGTATGAATTGGGGGTCTACATCGACCATGAGTTTTTAGGCTTAAGTTCAAACTATGCTGTCTTGTTAATGATATCTGGGTTGATATTCTTTAGTGCAGGGTATTCCACTATATTTAGAGGTATTGACAGTAAACTGACGCCTGCAGCCACAAAAGAAAAGCCGAAAATCGACCTTCGCCAGGTTGATAAAATCACCCGATATATGCGTTTGAATAAACCCTATTTAAACCATCTACTCACATTAGAAAATCTTGCTAACCAGCTGGATATTCCACCACGGGTGCTGTCTCACATTATTAATCATCATTTTAATAAAAACTTTTTTGAGTTTATTAATCATTACCGAATAGAAGAGAGTAAATTGCTATTGGAAAGCGAGTCGAATCGCCGGGCGACTATGCTAGATATAATGGATTCTGCGGGCTTTAACAGTAAAGCCACGTTCAATACATTTTTTAAGAAGTTGACTGAGAAAACACCTACCCAGTATCGAAAAGACTACTGGGAATAG
- a CDS encoding glycoside hydrolase family 9 protein gives MTGCSDDNRKSKFQQARSEKPLSIKLNQVGYLPSGKKHALVPTSASGNFAIKRSTSDDIVYRGELEESKTWELSNDPFLKLASFSDFNEVGEFYIDVEGVPPSLPFTISPTIYDDAHRAALKSYYFNRSGMALSEEYAGQWKRPVAHPDTQVNVHASATTSSMDALTTLSSEKGWYDAGDYGKYSVNAGIATYTLLAAYEHYPQYYQAVDVAMPESDDGVADLLNEIRWNLDWMASMQRHDGAVFHKLTTLEWAGIEMPHDDKSQRFMIGVSTSATLDFAATMAMASRIYKDLAPDIANQWLLQAEAAWQWAMLNPDVRYVQPDDVQSGEYGDDKFVDEFFWAASELFIATGNTRYVSPIKDSEVNFGVPGWADVETLGLISLLKNAQDMLSVSEFARLESAFITLAENITEQIPTSPYLVPMQEDDYVWGSNSVLLNKALILLTAYELNGNAKYKDAVYDSISYIFGMNPTGYSFVTGYGSLTPMSPHHRISASDGVKAPIPGMLVGGPHAGRQDECDYPYPKPADSYIDDWCSFSTNEIAINWNAPLVYVLGAINALSK, from the coding sequence ATGACCGGATGCTCAGATGACAATCGCAAATCCAAATTTCAACAAGCCCGTTCAGAAAAACCATTGAGTATTAAACTTAATCAGGTGGGATACCTGCCAAGTGGGAAAAAGCATGCTCTAGTGCCAACCTCTGCATCAGGAAACTTTGCAATAAAACGCTCAACAAGCGATGACATTGTCTATCGAGGAGAGCTGGAAGAATCGAAGACGTGGGAGCTCAGTAATGACCCATTTTTAAAATTAGCCAGTTTTAGTGACTTCAATGAAGTTGGAGAGTTTTACATTGACGTTGAAGGTGTACCGCCCTCTTTGCCATTTACAATAAGCCCAACCATTTATGACGACGCCCATCGCGCTGCATTAAAGTCTTACTATTTTAATCGTTCTGGTATGGCGCTAAGTGAAGAATATGCAGGGCAATGGAAACGACCAGTTGCTCATCCGGATACTCAAGTAAACGTGCACGCCTCTGCAACTACCTCTTCAATGGATGCCCTTACCACGTTGTCCTCTGAAAAGGGCTGGTATGATGCAGGCGACTACGGGAAATATAGTGTTAATGCTGGCATTGCGACTTACACATTACTTGCTGCCTACGAACATTACCCTCAATACTATCAAGCAGTAGACGTCGCTATGCCAGAATCAGATGACGGGGTTGCCGATTTACTAAACGAAATACGATGGAATCTAGACTGGATGGCCAGTATGCAGCGACATGATGGCGCTGTTTTTCACAAACTCACTACGCTGGAATGGGCAGGGATAGAAATGCCCCATGACGATAAGTCGCAGCGCTTTATGATTGGCGTATCGACGAGCGCTACGTTAGATTTTGCGGCCACTATGGCCATGGCGAGCCGTATTTATAAAGACCTAGCTCCTGATATAGCTAACCAATGGTTACTGCAGGCTGAAGCCGCTTGGCAATGGGCTATGCTCAACCCAGATGTTCGTTATGTTCAACCTGACGATGTACAAAGTGGCGAGTATGGCGATGACAAGTTCGTTGACGAGTTTTTCTGGGCGGCGTCCGAGTTATTTATTGCCACAGGGAATACCCGCTACGTCAGCCCGATTAAAGATAGTGAAGTGAATTTTGGTGTACCTGGGTGGGCCGATGTTGAAACATTGGGCCTCATTTCATTATTAAAGAATGCACAGGACATGCTGTCAGTTTCAGAATTTGCTCGGCTAGAATCTGCTTTTATAACGCTGGCCGAGAATATTACCGAGCAGATACCTACTTCACCTTATTTAGTGCCAATGCAAGAAGATGATTATGTATGGGGGAGTAATAGTGTGCTGCTGAATAAAGCCTTAATTCTATTAACCGCCTACGAACTCAACGGCAATGCTAAATATAAAGATGCCGTCTACGACAGTATTTCTTATATTTTCGGTATGAACCCAACCGGCTATAGCTTTGTTACGGGCTATGGAAGCCTCACGCCTATGTCGCCACATCATCGCATATCAGCAAGCGATGGGGTAAAAGCGCCCATACCCGGCATGCTGGTAGGTGGCCCGCATGCCGGGCGTCAAGATGAATGCGATTACCCCTACCCTAAACCAGCAGACTCCTACATTGACGATTGGTGCAGCTTTTCTACCAATGAGATTGCCATTAATTGGAACGCCCCTTTGGTATATGTGCTAGGTGCTATTAACGCGTTATCAAAGTAA
- the xylA gene encoding xylose isomerase, with translation MNNYFENIPAIKYEGAESTNPLAFKHYNPKEEIGGKTMEEHLRFAACYWHNFCWDGADVFGAGTFNRPWLAAGDPMERAKQKADVAFSFFEKLGAPFYCFHDIDVAPEGDSVNEYIRNLSEMTDVLALKQDETGMKLLWGTANVFSHPRYMSGAATNPNPEIFTRAATQVYHAMNATKTLGGENYVLWGGREGYETLLNTDLKRERQQFGRFMNMVVEHKHKIGFEGLLLIEPKPQEPTKHQYDYDTATVYGFLKEFGLEKEFAVNIEANHATLSGHSFHHEIATAFALDIFGSIDANRGDPQLGWDTDQFPNSVEEMTLICYEILKNGGYTSGGFNFDTKLRRQSLDAEDLFLGHIGGMDTCALGLKKAYEMLSNDVLSENVKSRYAEWDSAVGRNILDGNMSLASLAEHAQTNGIEPKPVSGKQEGLENYVNRIIYK, from the coding sequence ATGAATAACTACTTCGAAAATATCCCAGCCATAAAGTATGAGGGTGCAGAATCGACAAACCCTCTTGCCTTCAAACATTATAATCCGAAAGAAGAGATTGGTGGGAAAACGATGGAAGAGCACCTGCGGTTTGCGGCGTGCTATTGGCATAATTTCTGTTGGGATGGTGCTGACGTATTTGGCGCTGGTACGTTCAATAGACCTTGGCTTGCAGCGGGCGATCCCATGGAGCGTGCCAAGCAAAAAGCCGATGTGGCCTTTTCTTTTTTTGAAAAGCTAGGCGCACCTTTCTACTGCTTTCACGATATTGATGTCGCACCTGAAGGTGATTCAGTCAACGAATACATTCGCAATCTTTCAGAGATGACAGATGTGCTTGCCCTTAAGCAAGACGAGACGGGTATGAAGTTACTTTGGGGTACAGCGAATGTTTTTAGCCACCCACGTTATATGTCTGGCGCTGCAACAAACCCGAACCCAGAAATATTCACTCGTGCCGCGACCCAAGTTTATCACGCCATGAATGCAACAAAGACACTTGGCGGTGAGAACTATGTATTGTGGGGTGGTCGAGAGGGCTATGAAACACTGCTAAACACAGATCTTAAACGAGAGCGTCAGCAGTTTGGTCGCTTCATGAATATGGTTGTTGAACATAAACACAAAATTGGTTTTGAAGGGCTACTGCTCATCGAGCCAAAGCCGCAAGAGCCTACTAAGCATCAGTACGACTACGATACGGCTACCGTATATGGATTTTTAAAAGAGTTCGGGTTAGAGAAAGAGTTTGCGGTTAACATCGAAGCGAATCACGCCACACTTTCTGGGCATTCTTTCCACCACGAAATAGCGACAGCGTTTGCGCTAGATATTTTTGGTTCCATTGATGCGAACCGTGGTGATCCGCAATTGGGCTGGGACACCGATCAATTCCCTAACTCGGTAGAAGAAATGACCCTCATTTGCTACGAGATATTGAAAAATGGCGGCTACACATCAGGGGGCTTTAACTTCGATACCAAATTACGACGCCAAAGTTTAGATGCTGAAGATTTGTTCTTAGGCCATATAGGTGGCATGGACACCTGTGCGCTAGGTTTAAAGAAAGCCTATGAAATGCTTTCAAATGACGTACTCTCAGAGAATGTGAAAAGTCGCTATGCTGAATGGGATTCAGCCGTGGGGCGTAACATTCTAGATGGTAATATGTCTTTAGCATCTTTAGCTGAACATGCGCAAACCAATGGAATAGAACCTAAGCCGGTCTCTGGTAAACAAGAGGGCTTGGAGAATTACGTAAACCGAATTATTTACAAATAA
- the xylB gene encoding xylulokinase yields the protein MYLGIDLGTSSVKTVLMDEEGVIEVSVSRPLNISMPKPLWSEQDAGEWWQATCDCLDELSKQIKLSNVKSIGLSGQMHGATLLDQSGNVLRPAILWNDGRCVAECEELSKAVPDSAMRTGNIIMAGFTAPKLLWVKKYEPEVFAKVRKVLLPKDFLRYQLCGEFASDMSDAAGTMWLNTETRQWDEVLLAACGLSIDNMPALFEGNEVTGTLKATLAKRWGMHDVVIAGGAGDNAAGAIGCGIFEPGHAMLSLGTSGVYFAVTDRFSVNTAQAVHSFCHALPDRWHMMSVMLSAASCLEWYCMQSGYENVAEMITDVQNNTSHLDTQIPLFLPYLTGERTPHNNPAAKAAFFGVSVSTRRVHMARAVIEGVSMALADGIDAVHQSGVTTTSISLIGGGAKSIFWRQLLSDISGYDLEYREGGDVGPALGAARLAKLAANPDLSPSEVCFKPNLEASYTPQKEIHNAYLIKRQQFRELYYAVEPFFS from the coding sequence ATGTACTTAGGAATAGATTTAGGCACATCCAGTGTAAAAACAGTGTTAATGGATGAGGAGGGGGTAATTGAGGTCTCAGTAAGTAGACCGCTTAATATATCCATGCCTAAGCCGTTATGGTCCGAACAAGATGCTGGCGAGTGGTGGCAGGCAACGTGTGATTGTTTGGATGAGTTATCTAAACAGATTAAATTGTCCAACGTTAAATCAATAGGTTTAAGTGGACAGATGCACGGCGCAACATTGCTTGACCAGTCAGGAAACGTGCTAAGACCTGCAATTTTGTGGAACGACGGACGTTGCGTTGCCGAATGTGAGGAGCTAAGCAAGGCCGTACCTGATTCAGCTATGCGCACTGGCAACATTATTATGGCGGGCTTTACTGCACCAAAGCTGCTTTGGGTTAAAAAGTACGAACCCGAGGTATTTGCGAAAGTAAGAAAAGTACTACTACCCAAAGATTTTTTAAGGTATCAACTCTGCGGCGAGTTTGCTTCTGATATGTCCGATGCTGCCGGCACCATGTGGCTAAATACCGAGACTCGTCAATGGGATGAAGTGTTACTCGCTGCATGTGGTCTCAGTATTGATAATATGCCCGCACTTTTTGAAGGAAATGAAGTCACCGGCACACTGAAAGCTACACTGGCTAAGCGTTGGGGGATGCATGATGTCGTGATTGCAGGTGGCGCAGGGGACAATGCCGCCGGTGCGATAGGCTGTGGTATTTTTGAGCCAGGACACGCCATGTTGTCACTTGGAACCTCTGGGGTTTATTTCGCCGTTACCGACAGATTTTCAGTAAATACCGCTCAAGCTGTTCATAGTTTCTGTCATGCATTGCCCGACAGGTGGCACATGATGTCCGTCATGCTCAGTGCGGCAAGTTGTTTAGAATGGTATTGCATGCAAAGTGGCTACGAAAATGTAGCCGAAATGATTACAGACGTGCAGAATAATACTTCCCACTTAGATACTCAAATCCCACTATTTTTACCTTACTTAACAGGTGAAAGAACACCTCACAATAACCCAGCAGCAAAGGCCGCATTCTTTGGAGTATCTGTTTCGACTCGCCGTGTACATATGGCTCGCGCTGTTATTGAAGGAGTATCAATGGCGCTTGCAGATGGCATTGATGCCGTACACCAAAGTGGCGTGACGACAACGTCTATTAGTCTCATTGGAGGGGGCGCTAAAAGTATATTCTGGCGACAGCTTCTCAGTGACATTAGCGGGTACGACTTAGAGTACCGAGAGGGTGGCGATGTCGGGCCAGCATTGGGCGCAGCACGATTAGCAAAGCTTGCTGCCAACCCGGATTTATCACCCAGTGAAGTTTGTTTTAAGCCGAATCTTGAGGCGTCATACACACCTCAGAAAGAAATTCACAATGCATACCTCATCAAGCGCCAACAATTCAGAGAACTTTATTACGCAGTAGAGCCTTTTTTCTCGTAG